From the genome of Argentina anserina chromosome 4, drPotAnse1.1, whole genome shotgun sequence, one region includes:
- the LOC126790986 gene encoding anthocyanidin 3-O-galactosyltransferase F3GT1-like, which yields MSHNLASPNLPAHVAVLNFPFASHPSSLLGFIRTVSAVSPGIKFTFFSTSKTNSSLFSGSDVKGLDNIKPYNVWDGLPEGYVPRPGPPLKQIEMFLEKAPQCFERALKEVEAETGHKFGCLISDAFLWFSGDIAEKMNVPWVTTWSGPRPLLVHLETDMIREKVGAPGQEDMTLDFLPGFSNEFRASDLQKEVVFGNMESPFPNMLHKMGQKLPQATAVAVNSFETMDLKVAAELKKRLKKLLLVGPLHQVRPVPSAKSDDDEEEEKKDACLPWLDNHKPASVAYISFGSVGALPHTEVVALAEALVEGGFPFLWSFRGNLEDFPKGFIERTGIGKVVPWVNQVQILNHPSIGVFVTHGGWKSVLESVTYGVPMIGRPHFADQFLNMRSVEVVWKIGMKIEGGVFTKTRAIKALEQALSLEHGKEMRHRVGVLKQLAQEAVRSDGSSAQDLRSLVEIIKAA from the exons ATGAGCCACAACCTTGCTAGCCCTAATCTTCCGGCTCATGTGGCAGTTTTAAACTTTCCATTCGCCTCCCATCCCAGCTCTCTTCTCGGATTCATACGCACCGTTTCGGCCGTGTCCCCGGGAATAAAGTTCACCTTCTTCAGCACATCTAAAACAAACAGCTCCCTCTTCTCCGGTTCCGACGTAAAGGGCTTGGATAACATAAAGCCTTACAATGTATGGGACGGCTTGCCGGAGGGCTACGTGCCCCGCCCGGGACCTCCACTGAAGCAAATAGAGATGTTCCTTGAGAAGGCACCCCAATGCTTCGAGAGGGCACTCAAAGAAGTGGAGGCTGAAACTGGACACAAGTTCGGCTGCTTAATTTCCGATGCATTCCTCTGGTTTTCCGGCGACATCGCCGAGAAAATGAACGTGCCGTGGGTGACTACGTGGAGTGGACCGCGACCGCTGCTTGTTCATCTGGAGACTGATATGATCAGAGAAAAAGTTGGAGCTCCTG GTCAAGAAGACATGACCCTGGACTTCCTTCCAGGATTCTCAAATGAGTTCCGTGCCTCTGATTTACAAAAGGAAGTTGTATTTGGAAACATGGAGTCGCCATTTCCGAATATGTTGCATAAAATGGGTCAGAAGCTGCCACAAGCAACTGCAGTTGCTGTCAACTCTTTTGAAACAATGGACTTGAAAGTTGCTGCGGAGCTGAAGAAAAGACTGAAGAAGTTGCTCCTTGTTGGACCGCTACATCAAGTCCGGCCGGTGCCGTCAGCAAAAtcagatgatgatgaggaggaggagaagaaggatgCATGCTTGCCGTGGCTGGACAACCACAAGCCTGCATCGGTTGCATACATCAGCTTTGGAAGTGTAGGAGCACTTCCCCACACCGAGGTAGTAGCTTTAGCCGAGGCATTAGTGGAAGGGGGATTCCCATTTCTTTGGTCATTTAGAGGAAACCTAGAGGACTTTCCCAAAGGTTTTATTGAAAGAACAGGTATTGGAAAAGTTGTTCCCTGGGTGAACCAAGTGCAAATCCTAAATCATCCATCTATAGGAGTGTTTGTTACACATGGTGGTTGGAAATCAGTTTTGGAGAGTGTAACTTATGGTGTGCCTATGATAGGGAGGCCTCATTTTGCTGATCAGTTTCTGAATATGCGAAGCGTAGAAGTTGTATGGAAGATTGGCATGAAGATTGAGGGAGGCGTTTTCACTAAAACTAGAGCAATCAAGGCACTGGAACAAGCTCTATCTCTTGAGCATGGAAAAGAAATGAGACACAGAGTTGGAGTCCTTAAACAGCTTGCTCAAGAGGCTGTCAGATCCGATGGGAGTTCCGCTCAAGACTTGAGATCTCTGGTAGAGATCATCAAAGCAGCTTGA